Proteins encoded by one window of Lates calcarifer isolate ASB-BC8 linkage group LG5, TLL_Latcal_v3, whole genome shotgun sequence:
- the LOC108896420 gene encoding uncharacterized protein LOC108896420 encodes MKCVVVLLSLVSLGHCAPVSSCDSLVTPVTISNEDMLGRWLYIGGSSDLPGSRSLGHLLTSAWLDVTATTQSNILNLIQTQRMYGKCSSLTYNVTFENSTMIIEQPFYLKEVYLTTDCSDCLVVYEKIISGKDTFTSLLLFSRRKNISPDVVEMLKKQAECLNMPSPLMIDQNYEICPDTILPTEGLSALNSLLEAKMGHRVARLLDSFFDIFIN; translated from the exons ATGAAGTGTGTTGTTGTATTGCTGAGTCTTGTCTCACTGGGACACTGTGCCCCTGTGAGCAGCTGTGACAGTCTGGTAACACCAGTAACTATCAGCAATGAAGAC ATGTTGGGTAGGTGGCTGTACATCGGGGGGAGCTCTGACCTCCCGGGAAGCCGCTCCCTGGGCCACCTGCTGACCAGCGCCTGGCTCGACGTCACTGCAACCACCCAGAGCAACATCCTCAATCTCATCCAGACCCAGAGAAT GTATGGTAAATGCTCCAGCTTAACATACAATGTGACCTTTGAAAACAGCACAATGATAATTG AGCAACCTTTCTACCTCAAAGAAGTCTATCTGACGACTGACTGCTCTGACTGCCTGGTTGTCTATGAGAAAATTATCTCTGGGAAAGACACTTTTACGAGTCTTCTGCTTTTCA GCAGGAGAAAGAACATCTCACCTGACGTTGTGGAGATGCTCAAGAAACAAGCAGAGTGTCTCAACATGCCATCACCCTTAATGATAGACCAAAATTATG AAATCTGCCCGGACACCATCCTGCCCACAGAGGGGCTCAGTGCCCTCAACTCCTTATTGGAGGCCAAGATGGGACATCGTGTTGCAAGACTTCTGGATtctttttttgatatttttatcaACTGA